Proteins co-encoded in one Tistrella bauzanensis genomic window:
- the pdeM gene encoding ligase-associated DNA damage response endonuclease PdeM, whose amino-acid sequence MMPPIAPHASATVRLGGHDFLADHSGALVWPAAAALLVADLHLEKGSAFAGRGVLLPPFDSRQTLINLEAAVARHRPRRIICLGDSFHDRGGPLRLPADDRRRLQALIAAHDWLWITGNHDESAAGVLGGGVARSVIEQGVALRHEASGAAEPGERLEISGHFHPKAIIRVRGRRLSRRCFAAGTADVVSGGDGPGSVGLARDGKGRARLILPAFGAYTGGLNVLDPAIRPLFRGGFDVWMLGTDGVHRLPSTRLDPDVQRQTNRH is encoded by the coding sequence ATGATGCCCCCCATCGCCCCCCATGCCAGCGCCACAGTCCGGCTTGGCGGTCATGATTTTCTGGCGGATCACTCCGGCGCGCTGGTCTGGCCGGCGGCGGCGGCGCTGCTGGTCGCCGATCTGCATCTGGAAAAGGGATCGGCCTTTGCCGGACGGGGCGTGCTGCTGCCCCCCTTTGACAGCCGCCAGACGCTGATCAACCTGGAAGCGGCCGTGGCACGCCACCGGCCGCGGCGGATCATCTGCCTGGGCGACAGTTTCCACGATCGCGGCGGGCCGCTGCGTCTGCCGGCCGACGACCGGCGGCGGTTGCAGGCATTGATCGCCGCCCACGACTGGCTGTGGATCACCGGCAACCATGATGAGAGTGCCGCAGGGGTGCTTGGCGGTGGGGTTGCCCGGTCGGTGATCGAACAGGGCGTGGCCCTGCGCCACGAGGCATCGGGCGCCGCGGAGCCGGGCGAGCGGCTGGAGATCAGTGGCCATTTCCATCCCAAGGCCATCATCCGGGTGCGCGGGCGGCGCCTGTCGAGGCGATGTTTCGCCGCGGGGACTGCCGATGTGGTATCGGGCGGAGACGGCCCGGGGTCGGTGGGCCTTGCGCGTGACGGCAAGGGGCGCGCGCGCCTGATCCTGCCGGCCTTCGGTGCCTATACCGGCGGGCTGAACGTGCTGGATCCGGCGATCCGGCCGTTGTTCCGGGGCGGGTTCGACGTCTGGATGCTGGGCACCGACGGCGTGCACCGCCTGCCATCGACACGCCTGGACCCGGATGTGCAGCGCCAGACGAACCGTCATTGA